One window of the Bradysia coprophila strain Holo2 chromosome X unlocalized genomic scaffold, BU_Bcop_v1 contig_26, whole genome shotgun sequence genome contains the following:
- the LOC119069337 gene encoding signal transducer and activator of transcription 5A-like isoform X3, with translation MSLWNRLIQHPGFERVKTLYNEQFPLEVRFVCAEWIEERIKTDLFIDINDPQIEQKAANFLHTLIQQLENEKQKLKRAEELSIKYRLDEAIQTFTQHLYHPFAIYKQIRDAISYEQHFLENFCDNQQINYMDQEAIEIKDKLKALKTQMQSNKEKQTKYKHDIENYKVLEYSETSNKMLQLSNTQEDERRRLAFLEEVRQKKCLLFESISARAIDLYQSFATMIVDIDGVQKTVILKRLGKWQRDQALAGNGAPLNGNTLDEIQTWFEVLGEVIWNTRLCIEATREINSGLPLNMNMGDVIERAYREITTLLQNLIVSGFIVEKQPPQVMKTNTRFAATVRLLTVNLGIQMNNPSVVVSILSESQSQAQQQNHLKPLDEASGEILNNTGNLEMQQSTRHLSCNLRNMQLKKIKRAEKKGTESVMDEKFALLFKSTFQTADIRINVWVMSLPVVVIVHGNQEPQSWATITWDNAFSEISRVPFHVVDKVNWSHMVSALNMKFTCQTGRGLTAENLYYLCEKAFRTTVNFDPNDRPISWSQFCKEPLPERTFTFWDWFYAVMKLTRDQLRGPWTEGLIIGFINKRQAEEKLLQCPPGTFLLRFSDSELGGITIAWVENAPNPQIVMLQPFCSKDFGIRSLGDRIKDLPQCVTLYPDIPKDSAFGNYYSPIGETTTNGYVKPILKTTVPDDTNRMLSNPNTPQHSSWQSPDHTRDTSSVQSHQSSTLMEL, from the exons ATGTCTCTTTGGAATAGGTTGATCCAACATCCAGGCTTTGAGCGCGTCAAAACCCTGTACAACGAACAATTTCCACTTGAAGTGCGATTCGTGTGCGCGGAATGGATCGAAGAACGAATTAAGACAGATTTATTCATAGACATCAATGATCCGCAAATTGAACAGAAGGCCGCAAATTTCTTGCACACATTAATCCAGcagctggaaaatgaaaaacagaaaCTGAAACGGGCTGAAGAGCTTTCGATTAAATATCGATTGGATGAAGCAATTCAAACGTTCACCCAGCATCTGTACCATCCGTTTGCAATTTATAAACAGATTCGGGATGCCATTTCGTACGAACAgcattttctggaaaatttctGTGACAATCAGCAAATCAACTACATGGATCAGGAAGCCATTGAGATCAAGGACAAATTGAAAGCTTTAAAAACCCAAATGCAGAGCAATAAGGAAAAGCAAACCAAGTACAAGCATGATATCGAAAATTACAAAGTGCTTGAGTACAGCGAAACGTCGAACAAAATGCTTCAACTAAGCAATACACAGGAGGACGAACGTCGCCGTTTGGCCTTTTTAGAGGAAGTTCGGCAGAAAAAATGCTTGCTGTTCGAATCGATCAGTGCTCGTGCAATTGATTTGTATCAGAGCTTCGCGACGATGATCGTCGACATTGACGGCGTCCAGAAGACGGTCATTTTGAAGCGGCTCGGCAAATGGCAACGTGATCAGGCGTTGGCTGGCAACGGTGCACCGTTAAATGGAAACACGTTGGACGAAATTCAGACGTGGTTTGAGGTATTGGGCGAAGTTATATGGAATACGCGCCTCTGCATTGAAGCGACACGCGAAATAAACAGCGGCCTTCCACTGAACATGAACATGGGTGATGTGATCGAACGTGCATACAGGGAAATTACTACATTGctgcaaaatttaattgtttcgGGATTTATTGTCGAGAAACAACCACCGCAAGTGATGAAAACGAACACCAG ATTCGCTGCGACCGTTCGACTTCTCACTGTCAATCTTGGCATTCAAATGAACAATCCATCGGTCGTCGTATCCATTTTATCAG aGTCTCAGTCCCAGGCCCAGCAACAAAATCACCTTAAGCCATTAGATGAAGCTTCCGGCGAAATTCTGAACAATACTGGCAATCTGGAAATGCAACAGTCTACACGCCATTTATCGTGCAATCTAAG AAATatgcaattgaaaaaaatcaaacgagCCGAAAAGAAAGGAACTGAATCAGTCATGGACGAAAAATTTGCGTTACTCTTTAAATCAACCTTTCAAACGGCCGACATTCGAATAAAC GTCTGGGTGATGTCGCTACCAGTAGTCGTAATCGTTCATGGCAATCAAGAACCACAATCTTGGGCCACAATAACCTGGGACAATGCATTTTCCGAAATTAGTCGTGTACCATTTCATGTGGTAGACAAAGTCAATTGGTCTCATATGGTCAGCGCATTGAACATGAAATTCACATGCCAAACTGGCAGAGGTTTAACGgccgaaaatttatattatttat GCGAAAAAGCTTTCCGAACAACCGTCAATTTCGATCCAAATGACCGGCCAATATCATGGTCTCAATTCTGTAAAGAACCGTTGCCGGAACGAACGTTCACATTTTGGGACTGGTTCTATGCCGTTATGAAATTGACCAGAGATCAACTGCGAGGACCGTGGACCGAAGGTCTCATTATCGGCTTCATAAATAAACGGCAAGCCGAGGAGAAATTGTTACAATGTCCACCTGGAACGTTTCTATTGCGTTTCTCAGACAGTGAGCTCG GTGGTATAACCATTGCTTGGGTGGAAAATGCTCCGAATCCACAAATTGTTATGTTGCAGCCATTCTGTAGTAAAGATTTTGGAATCCGATCGCTGGGAGATCGCATTAAAGATCTACCTCAATGTGTAACTCTATATCCAGACATACCGAAAGACAGTGCCTTCGGAAATTATTACAGTCCAATTGGTG AAACAACGACCAACGGTTATGTGAAACCGATTCTGAAGACTACGGTTCCTGATGACACCAATCGGATGCTCAGTAATCCGAACACACCGCAGCATAGCAGCTGGCAATCGCCAGATCACACTAGAGACACGTCATCGGTTCAAAG CCATCAGTCTAGCACATTAATGGAACTGTAA
- the LOC119069337 gene encoding signal transducer and activator of transcription 5A-like isoform X1, with protein sequence MSLWNRLIQHPGFERVKTLYNEQFPLEVRFVCAEWIEERIKTDLFIDINDPQIEQKAANFLHTLIQQLENEKQKLKRAEELSIKYRLDEAIQTFTQHLYHPFAIYKQIRDAISYEQHFLENFCDNQQINYMDQEAIEIKDKLKALKTQMQSNKEKQTKYKHDIENYKVLEYSETSNKMLQLSNTQEDERRRLAFLEEVRQKKCLLFESISARAIDLYQSFATMIVDIDGVQKTVILKRLGKWQRDQALAGNGAPLNGNTLDEIQTWFEVLGEVIWNTRLCIEATREINSGLPLNMNMGDVIERAYREITTLLQNLIVSGFIVEKQPPQVMKTNTRFAATVRLLTVNLGIQMNNPSVVVSILSESQSQAQQQNHLKPLDEASGEILNNTGNLEMQQSTRHLSCNLRNMQLKKIKRAEKKGTESVMDEKFALLFKSTFQTADIRINVWVMSLPVVVIVHGNQEPQSWATITWDNAFSEISRVPFHVVDKVNWSHMVSALNMKFTCQTGRGLTAENLYYLCEKAFRTTVNFDPNDRPISWSQFCKEPLPERTFTFWDWFYAVMKLTRDQLRGPWTEGLIIGFINKRQAEEKLLQCPPGTFLLRFSDSELGGITIAWVENAPNPQIVMLQPFCSKDFGIRSLGDRIKDLPQCVTLYPDIPKDSAFGNYYSPIGETTTNGYVKPILKTTVPDDTNRMLSNPNTPQHSSWQSPDHTRDTSSVQSMVPEYLPSFDEMNDDELMFG encoded by the exons ATGTCTCTTTGGAATAGGTTGATCCAACATCCAGGCTTTGAGCGCGTCAAAACCCTGTACAACGAACAATTTCCACTTGAAGTGCGATTCGTGTGCGCGGAATGGATCGAAGAACGAATTAAGACAGATTTATTCATAGACATCAATGATCCGCAAATTGAACAGAAGGCCGCAAATTTCTTGCACACATTAATCCAGcagctggaaaatgaaaaacagaaaCTGAAACGGGCTGAAGAGCTTTCGATTAAATATCGATTGGATGAAGCAATTCAAACGTTCACCCAGCATCTGTACCATCCGTTTGCAATTTATAAACAGATTCGGGATGCCATTTCGTACGAACAgcattttctggaaaatttctGTGACAATCAGCAAATCAACTACATGGATCAGGAAGCCATTGAGATCAAGGACAAATTGAAAGCTTTAAAAACCCAAATGCAGAGCAATAAGGAAAAGCAAACCAAGTACAAGCATGATATCGAAAATTACAAAGTGCTTGAGTACAGCGAAACGTCGAACAAAATGCTTCAACTAAGCAATACACAGGAGGACGAACGTCGCCGTTTGGCCTTTTTAGAGGAAGTTCGGCAGAAAAAATGCTTGCTGTTCGAATCGATCAGTGCTCGTGCAATTGATTTGTATCAGAGCTTCGCGACGATGATCGTCGACATTGACGGCGTCCAGAAGACGGTCATTTTGAAGCGGCTCGGCAAATGGCAACGTGATCAGGCGTTGGCTGGCAACGGTGCACCGTTAAATGGAAACACGTTGGACGAAATTCAGACGTGGTTTGAGGTATTGGGCGAAGTTATATGGAATACGCGCCTCTGCATTGAAGCGACACGCGAAATAAACAGCGGCCTTCCACTGAACATGAACATGGGTGATGTGATCGAACGTGCATACAGGGAAATTACTACATTGctgcaaaatttaattgtttcgGGATTTATTGTCGAGAAACAACCACCGCAAGTGATGAAAACGAACACCAG ATTCGCTGCGACCGTTCGACTTCTCACTGTCAATCTTGGCATTCAAATGAACAATCCATCGGTCGTCGTATCCATTTTATCAG aGTCTCAGTCCCAGGCCCAGCAACAAAATCACCTTAAGCCATTAGATGAAGCTTCCGGCGAAATTCTGAACAATACTGGCAATCTGGAAATGCAACAGTCTACACGCCATTTATCGTGCAATCTAAG AAATatgcaattgaaaaaaatcaaacgagCCGAAAAGAAAGGAACTGAATCAGTCATGGACGAAAAATTTGCGTTACTCTTTAAATCAACCTTTCAAACGGCCGACATTCGAATAAAC GTCTGGGTGATGTCGCTACCAGTAGTCGTAATCGTTCATGGCAATCAAGAACCACAATCTTGGGCCACAATAACCTGGGACAATGCATTTTCCGAAATTAGTCGTGTACCATTTCATGTGGTAGACAAAGTCAATTGGTCTCATATGGTCAGCGCATTGAACATGAAATTCACATGCCAAACTGGCAGAGGTTTAACGgccgaaaatttatattatttat GCGAAAAAGCTTTCCGAACAACCGTCAATTTCGATCCAAATGACCGGCCAATATCATGGTCTCAATTCTGTAAAGAACCGTTGCCGGAACGAACGTTCACATTTTGGGACTGGTTCTATGCCGTTATGAAATTGACCAGAGATCAACTGCGAGGACCGTGGACCGAAGGTCTCATTATCGGCTTCATAAATAAACGGCAAGCCGAGGAGAAATTGTTACAATGTCCACCTGGAACGTTTCTATTGCGTTTCTCAGACAGTGAGCTCG GTGGTATAACCATTGCTTGGGTGGAAAATGCTCCGAATCCACAAATTGTTATGTTGCAGCCATTCTGTAGTAAAGATTTTGGAATCCGATCGCTGGGAGATCGCATTAAAGATCTACCTCAATGTGTAACTCTATATCCAGACATACCGAAAGACAGTGCCTTCGGAAATTATTACAGTCCAATTGGTG AAACAACGACCAACGGTTATGTGAAACCGATTCTGAAGACTACGGTTCCTGATGACACCAATCGGATGCTCAGTAATCCGAACACACCGCAGCATAGCAGCTGGCAATCGCCAGATCACACTAGAGACACGTCATCGGTTCAAAG
- the LOC119069337 gene encoding signal transducer and activator of transcription 5A-like isoform X2, with protein sequence MSLWNRLIQHPGFERVKTLYNEQFPLEVRFVCAEWIEERIKTDLFIDINDPQIEQKAANFLHTLIQQLENEKQKLKRAEELSIKYRLDEAIQTFTQHLYHPFAIYKQIRDAISYEQHFLENFCDNQQINYMDQEAIEIKDKLKALKTQMQSNKEKQTKYKHDIENYKVLEYSETSNKMLQLSNTQEDERRRLAFLEEVRQKKCLLFESISARAIDLYQSFATMIVDIDGVQKTVILKRLGKWQRDQALAGNGAPLNGNTLDEIQTWFEVLGEVIWNTRLCIEATREINSGLPLNMNMGDVIERAYREITTLLQNLIVSGFIVEKQPPQVMKTNTRFAATVRLLTVNLGIQMNNPSVVVSILSESQSQAQQQNHLKPLDEASGEILNNTGNLEMQQSTRHLSCNLRNMQLKKIKRAEKKGTESVMDEKFALLFKSTFQTADIRINVWVMSLPVVVIVHGNQEPQSWATITWDNAFSEISRVPFHVVDKVNWSHMVSALNMKFTCQTGRGLTAENLYYLCEKAFRTTVNFDPNDRPISWSQFCKEPLPERTFTFWDWFYAVMKLTRDQLRGPWTEGLIIGFINKRQAEEKLLQCPPGTFLLRFSDSELGGITIAWVENAPNPQIVMLQPFCSKDFGIRSLGDRIKDLPQCVTLYPDIPKDSAFGNYYSPIETTTNGYVKPILKTTVPDDTNRMLSNPNTPQHSSWQSPDHTRDTSSVQSMVPEYLPSFDEMNDDELMFG encoded by the exons ATGTCTCTTTGGAATAGGTTGATCCAACATCCAGGCTTTGAGCGCGTCAAAACCCTGTACAACGAACAATTTCCACTTGAAGTGCGATTCGTGTGCGCGGAATGGATCGAAGAACGAATTAAGACAGATTTATTCATAGACATCAATGATCCGCAAATTGAACAGAAGGCCGCAAATTTCTTGCACACATTAATCCAGcagctggaaaatgaaaaacagaaaCTGAAACGGGCTGAAGAGCTTTCGATTAAATATCGATTGGATGAAGCAATTCAAACGTTCACCCAGCATCTGTACCATCCGTTTGCAATTTATAAACAGATTCGGGATGCCATTTCGTACGAACAgcattttctggaaaatttctGTGACAATCAGCAAATCAACTACATGGATCAGGAAGCCATTGAGATCAAGGACAAATTGAAAGCTTTAAAAACCCAAATGCAGAGCAATAAGGAAAAGCAAACCAAGTACAAGCATGATATCGAAAATTACAAAGTGCTTGAGTACAGCGAAACGTCGAACAAAATGCTTCAACTAAGCAATACACAGGAGGACGAACGTCGCCGTTTGGCCTTTTTAGAGGAAGTTCGGCAGAAAAAATGCTTGCTGTTCGAATCGATCAGTGCTCGTGCAATTGATTTGTATCAGAGCTTCGCGACGATGATCGTCGACATTGACGGCGTCCAGAAGACGGTCATTTTGAAGCGGCTCGGCAAATGGCAACGTGATCAGGCGTTGGCTGGCAACGGTGCACCGTTAAATGGAAACACGTTGGACGAAATTCAGACGTGGTTTGAGGTATTGGGCGAAGTTATATGGAATACGCGCCTCTGCATTGAAGCGACACGCGAAATAAACAGCGGCCTTCCACTGAACATGAACATGGGTGATGTGATCGAACGTGCATACAGGGAAATTACTACATTGctgcaaaatttaattgtttcgGGATTTATTGTCGAGAAACAACCACCGCAAGTGATGAAAACGAACACCAG ATTCGCTGCGACCGTTCGACTTCTCACTGTCAATCTTGGCATTCAAATGAACAATCCATCGGTCGTCGTATCCATTTTATCAG aGTCTCAGTCCCAGGCCCAGCAACAAAATCACCTTAAGCCATTAGATGAAGCTTCCGGCGAAATTCTGAACAATACTGGCAATCTGGAAATGCAACAGTCTACACGCCATTTATCGTGCAATCTAAG AAATatgcaattgaaaaaaatcaaacgagCCGAAAAGAAAGGAACTGAATCAGTCATGGACGAAAAATTTGCGTTACTCTTTAAATCAACCTTTCAAACGGCCGACATTCGAATAAAC GTCTGGGTGATGTCGCTACCAGTAGTCGTAATCGTTCATGGCAATCAAGAACCACAATCTTGGGCCACAATAACCTGGGACAATGCATTTTCCGAAATTAGTCGTGTACCATTTCATGTGGTAGACAAAGTCAATTGGTCTCATATGGTCAGCGCATTGAACATGAAATTCACATGCCAAACTGGCAGAGGTTTAACGgccgaaaatttatattatttat GCGAAAAAGCTTTCCGAACAACCGTCAATTTCGATCCAAATGACCGGCCAATATCATGGTCTCAATTCTGTAAAGAACCGTTGCCGGAACGAACGTTCACATTTTGGGACTGGTTCTATGCCGTTATGAAATTGACCAGAGATCAACTGCGAGGACCGTGGACCGAAGGTCTCATTATCGGCTTCATAAATAAACGGCAAGCCGAGGAGAAATTGTTACAATGTCCACCTGGAACGTTTCTATTGCGTTTCTCAGACAGTGAGCTCG GTGGTATAACCATTGCTTGGGTGGAAAATGCTCCGAATCCACAAATTGTTATGTTGCAGCCATTCTGTAGTAAAGATTTTGGAATCCGATCGCTGGGAGATCGCATTAAAGATCTACCTCAATGTGTAACTCTATATCCAGACATACCGAAAGACAGTGCCTTCGGAAATTATTACAGTCCAATTG AAACAACGACCAACGGTTATGTGAAACCGATTCTGAAGACTACGGTTCCTGATGACACCAATCGGATGCTCAGTAATCCGAACACACCGCAGCATAGCAGCTGGCAATCGCCAGATCACACTAGAGACACGTCATCGGTTCAAAG